From Deinococcus sp. LM3:
GCTTCAACCAGATCCTGGCGTTCCTGCTCGCCAGGGTCACCCAGCAGGAGGGTGCCGTCCGTGAGGGAGAGGCGGGTGCGGCTCGCCTCCGACAATCGACGTCTGCTCCCAGTGCTGCTGGTATGCAGCAGGAGGTCCTGGCCCTGCCGGGACGCCTCTTCTTCAATGCCTTCCAGGAAAGGCGCGTAGAAGTCACGGGTACTTCCCGGGAAGACAGCTTCATAGGTGAATACACCGATCAGCGAACTGCGGCCACCCACCAATCTCCGGGCAGCAGCATTGGGGACGTACCCCAATTCCTTGATGGTCTGCAGGACTCGGGCCCGCGTATCCGGGTTGATTCGCGTGCCTGTGGTGTGGCCGTTCAGGACTTGCGATACGACAGTCTGGGAAACCCCTGCGAGTCGGGCGATTTCTTTCTGTGTGGGACGTTGAGGCATGGGATTTAAAAACCTGGAGACGGTGTCAGGCGATAGGAGTCCGGCCAGGCGAGTGGTAAGCCCAGTTGAACCAGTCGTTCCTGGAAAGCGGGGAGATCCTGTTCACGTACGGCGGAAGGAGGCAGGTCGCGTTCCAGACAGTGGGCGGCGAGTGCGCCCGCCGCTTCCCCGACGTTCCATTCCACTGGATGCAGGCGGTAGCATCCGTTGGTAATGTGCGTGACTCCTAACGTCTTGCCGGCAGCAATCAGGTTGTTGACGCGGACAGGGATCAGGGCGCCCAGAGGAATCTGGAAGGGCCAGCTGGCCACATCCACGTACCCGCGTCCACCTGTGGAGGGATGCAGATCAATGCGGTACTGTCCGACGCCCACACTATCTGCGAAGACTTCTGCTCCTTGCATGGCGCCGCGGGCCTCCACCCCGATCATCGTCTCTGTGACTGTGAACAGTGCCCGGATGCGACGGGCTTCCCTGACGTATGGCCGTAAGGCTAAACCGTGAGTGAGTTCAGTGCCAGTCAGGTCACCCCGGAGCCGTAGGCCTGGGTAACCTTGTCCTCCGTCGTGACGGGGAGCTTCCGTCTGCATCCAGTACAGCAGCGCAAGACTTAAATTTTTTCCGGCTTCCAGGTGACGGGCCTTTTCTACCGCATCGACGCCGACAAGAGGTCCCAGCCAGTAGTCATTCTGCGGCCAGTTCACCAGCGTGACATCTGGCGTCTCCTGTGTGTAATGTCGGTTCGTGACGATACGGCGGTAGTGCCAGAAGTCACCCTTGTGAGCCACCTCACGCGGATCACCGAACAGATCGCGGTAGATCGGTGTCCCGGTAATCGGATGCGGGTAAGTCCAGGACAGTTGCGGAGCGGGCCAGAAGGGAGCCTGATAATCCCGCCAGAAATCGTAATGTTCTGGCCGGTCAATCGTGTGGTCTTCTCCCTCCTGGTGATCCATCGCAAAACACCACGTAAAGGCCTGCTGGTTGAGGGGTTGCGCAGACTCTAGGGCGTGGGGCTCCCCGGTCTCCCCTTGGCTTTCGGCACCAATGACGCTTTCTGCTCCGCTGAGCTCAGTCAGCTCTCCCAGTTCAGTGGCGTCCAGAACGTACTGGGCCTGCACGATATGCTGGACGCCCGAGATGTGCTGGAAAGTGACAGCGCGGATCACGTCTCCATCCAGTTCTACCTGAACGGGGGCCGTGTCCGTCCAAAGACGCAGCTGGCGCGACGTCCGGTAGGGGGCGAGCATACTTTCCAGAACCTGGAGGGCCACACGAGGTTCGTGGCACAGCCGGCCGACGTTTCCTGCACCAGGATTGAGATAGGGATCGGCTGCCGCCTGTGGGGTGGCGTACACGTGCTCCCGGTAATGCTGCCGAATCCGGCGGCGAAACTCGGCGTAGGTGGCGGTGGCGCCATAGTCCTCGATCCAGATTGCTTCATCTGGTGGAACGGCCTGGCTGGTGAGCTGCCCTCCAATCCAGGGAGATTCCTCCGTGAGAATGACACGGTGCCCCAGGCGCAGGGCCGCAAGAGCAGCGGCCACACCGCCGACGCCTCCACCGACGATCAGGATGGGCGTGAAGTGCTCGGTCATCCTTTTGTCCCGCTCGCCGCGAGGCTTTCAATGAAGGTACGCTGGGCCATCAGGAAGGCCAGCAGGACGGGCAGTGCCACCAGGACACTGGCGGCCAGTGTGAGATTCCAGTACGTGCCGCCCAGTGGGTCGGTGAATCGTTGCAGGGCCAGGGGCAGGGTCATGCGCGCCTCGTCGTTCAGGTAGATCAGGGGATTGAAGTAATCGTTCCAGGAATTCAGCACTGCGAAAATAGTGACCGTCGCCAGGGCTGGCCGGGACAGAGGCAGTGTGATGTACCAGAAGACGCCCAGCGTTCCTAGCCCATCAATGCGTCCAGCCTCATCGAGTTCGCGTGGCAGCGTA
This genomic window contains:
- a CDS encoding FAD-dependent oxidoreductase, encoding MTEHFTPILIVGGGVGGVAAALAALRLGHRVILTEESPWIGGQLTSQAVPPDEAIWIEDYGATATYAEFRRRIRQHYREHVYATPQAAADPYLNPGAGNVGRLCHEPRVALQVLESMLAPYRTSRQLRLWTDTAPVQVELDGDVIRAVTFQHISGVQHIVQAQYVLDATELGELTELSGAESVIGAESQGETGEPHALESAQPLNQQAFTWCFAMDHQEGEDHTIDRPEHYDFWRDYQAPFWPAPQLSWTYPHPITGTPIYRDLFGDPREVAHKGDFWHYRRIVTNRHYTQETPDVTLVNWPQNDYWLGPLVGVDAVEKARHLEAGKNLSLALLYWMQTEAPRHDGGQGYPGLRLRGDLTGTELTHGLALRPYVREARRIRALFTVTETMIGVEARGAMQGAEVFADSVGVGQYRIDLHPSTGGRGYVDVASWPFQIPLGALIPVRVNNLIAAGKTLGVTHITNGCYRLHPVEWNVGEAAGALAAHCLERDLPPSAVREQDLPAFQERLVQLGLPLAWPDSYRLTPSPGF